One genomic segment of Streptomyces sp. RerS4 includes these proteins:
- a CDS encoding DUF5947 family protein: MPGPAARVSVGAVAGSRRGLRRFTGPRPPRREVCELCGVTVPEEGHRHLVETERRSLVCACTACALLFDRPGARTGRYRAVPNRCLADPGHGIDDTAWEALRIPVGVAFFFHNAALDRLVALYPSPAGATESELDPRTWESVLGATRLAALVEPDVEALLLRRTAGGGNTCHLVPIDICYELVGRMRLLWQGFDGGAEARAALDAFFAQVERRARVLEEEPAS; this comes from the coding sequence GTGCCGGGGCCGGCGGCGCGGGTGTCGGTGGGCGCCGTGGCGGGCTCGCGGCGGGGGTTGCGGCGGTTCACGGGGCCGCGCCCGCCCCGCCGGGAGGTCTGCGAACTGTGCGGGGTGACGGTGCCCGAGGAGGGCCACCGGCACCTCGTGGAGACCGAACGCCGGTCTCTCGTCTGCGCCTGCACCGCCTGCGCCCTGCTGTTCGACCGACCCGGGGCACGGACGGGGCGCTACCGGGCCGTCCCGAACCGCTGTCTCGCCGACCCGGGCCACGGGATCGACGACACCGCCTGGGAGGCGCTGCGGATCCCGGTGGGTGTCGCGTTTTTCTTCCACAACGCCGCGCTCGACCGGCTGGTGGCCCTCTACCCCAGTCCGGCGGGCGCCACCGAGAGCGAACTCGACCCGCGCACCTGGGAGAGCGTCCTCGGGGCCACTCGGCTGGCCGCGCTCGTCGAACCCGACGTGGAGGCCCTGCTGTTGCGCCGGACGGCGGGCGGCGGTAACACGTGCCACCTGGTGCCGATCGACATCTGCTACGAGCTGGTGGGGCGGATGCGGCTGCTGTGGCAGGGCTTCGACGGCGGGGCCGAGGCCCGAGCCGCCCTCGACGCCTTCTTCGCGCAGGTCGAGCGCAGGGCCCGCGTCCTGGAGGAGGAACCGGCGTCATGA
- a CDS encoding DUF6084 family protein, whose protein sequence is MTTPTADLGFSCNGVRADPYAAGPTLVFRLRVTAGAGVRVHALALRCQLRIEPARREYSGAEAEGLADLFGERSRWGNTLQPLQFAQVSVMVPSFTGETETDLVVPCTYDMDIAATRYFHALEEGEAPLLMLFSGTAFTGAGGFRVEPVPWDREASYRMPAAVWRAMIEQHFPGCGWLRLPRDTMAELLAFRSRHSLASWEATVRALLDAAAPDPPAPPRLGAVLPRVVVTERTAP, encoded by the coding sequence ATGACCACCCCCACCGCCGACCTCGGTTTCTCGTGTAACGGCGTGCGCGCCGACCCCTACGCCGCCGGCCCCACCCTCGTCTTCCGCCTACGCGTCACCGCCGGGGCGGGCGTACGGGTCCACGCCCTCGCCCTGCGCTGCCAGCTGCGCATCGAGCCCGCCCGGCGGGAGTACTCGGGCGCCGAGGCCGAGGGCCTGGCGGACCTGTTCGGGGAGCGCTCCCGTTGGGGCAACACGCTTCAGCCCCTTCAGTTCGCCCAGGTGTCGGTCATGGTGCCGAGCTTCACCGGGGAGACCGAGACCGATCTGGTCGTCCCGTGCACGTACGACATGGACATCGCGGCGACCCGCTACTTCCACGCCCTGGAGGAAGGCGAGGCGCCGCTGCTCATGCTGTTCTCCGGCACGGCCTTCACCGGCGCCGGCGGCTTCCGCGTCGAGCCGGTGCCCTGGGACCGCGAGGCCTCGTACCGGATGCCCGCCGCCGTTTGGCGCGCAATGATCGAGCAGCACTTCCCGGGTTGCGGCTGGCTGCGACTGCCCCGCGACACGATGGCGGAGCTGCTCGCCTTCCGCTCGCGCCACTCGCTCGCCTCCTGGGAGGCGACCGTACGCGCCCTGCTCGACGCCGCCGCCCCCGACCCCCCGGCGCCGCCGCGGCTGGGGGCCGTACTCCCCCGGGTCGTCGTGACCGAGAGGACGGCCCCGTGA
- a CDS encoding hydrogenase maturation protease, whose translation MNDATRGRVLVAGIGNLFLGDDGFGVEAVRALSARPLPGHVEVVDFGVRGVHLAYQLLDGYETLVLVDATARGGAPGTLYLIEAGPAADGTAGGTAGAVEPGAAVLDGHHMSPDTVLALLGTLCAGTGTAPPRRTLVVGCEPACVEEGIGLSPAVAAAVPGAVRMVLDLLDPDAVPAARLDVEPTAPAAVVAGGRPDPRSDP comes from the coding sequence GTGAACGACGCGACGCGCGGCAGGGTGTTGGTCGCCGGGATCGGCAACCTCTTCCTCGGCGACGACGGTTTCGGCGTCGAGGCGGTGCGCGCGCTCTCCGCGCGCCCGCTGCCCGGACACGTCGAGGTGGTGGACTTCGGGGTGCGCGGGGTGCACCTGGCGTACCAGCTGCTCGACGGCTACGAGACCCTCGTACTGGTCGACGCCACCGCGCGCGGCGGTGCCCCCGGCACGTTGTACCTGATCGAAGCAGGGCCGGCGGCGGACGGGACGGCGGGCGGGACGGCGGGCGCCGTGGAGCCCGGAGCCGCCGTGCTGGACGGCCACCACATGTCCCCCGACACCGTTCTCGCCCTGCTGGGCACGCTGTGCGCCGGAACGGGTACCGCCCCGCCCCGGCGCACGCTGGTCGTCGGCTGCGAGCCCGCCTGCGTCGAGGAGGGCATCGGGCTGAGTCCGGCGGTGGCGGCGGCGGTGCCGGGGGCGGTCCGGATGGTCCTGGACCTGTTGGACCCCGACGCGGTCCCCGCCGCCCGGCTCGACGTGGAACCCACCGCACCGGCGGCGGTCGTGGCGGGGGGCCGTCCTGATCCGAGGAGCGACCCGTGA
- a CDS encoding hydrogenase maturation nickel metallochaperone HypA: MHEMSIAMAVVGQVEEAAGAGGARTVNRVTLQVGELAGVVPDSLAFCFELACAGTVLEGAELVTHPVPARARCGACAHEWAVGMPPDLCCPGCRQASDVELLSGRELRILSVSWEDDPDCPGPAREPISEEA, translated from the coding sequence ATGCACGAGATGTCGATCGCCATGGCCGTCGTGGGCCAGGTGGAAGAAGCCGCGGGGGCCGGTGGGGCGCGCACGGTAAATCGTGTAACCCTCCAGGTCGGCGAACTGGCCGGCGTCGTACCGGACTCGCTCGCCTTCTGCTTCGAACTGGCCTGCGCCGGCACGGTGCTGGAGGGCGCGGAGCTCGTCACGCACCCCGTGCCGGCCCGTGCCCGGTGCGGCGCGTGCGCACACGAGTGGGCCGTGGGCATGCCCCCCGATCTGTGCTGCCCCGGCTGCCGTCAGGCCTCGGACGTAGAGCTGCTCTCGGGCCGTGAGCTGCGGATCCTCAGCGTGAGCTGGGAAGACGACCCCGACTGCCCCGGCCCCGCCCGCGAACCCATCTCCGAGGAGGCCTGA
- the hypB gene encoding hydrogenase nickel incorporation protein HypB, producing the protein MCRVVDLRQAVLAKNDMAAHTLRAELTARGTAVVNLLSSPGSGKTALLERELLRARERGVPVAALTADLATENDALRLARSGVPVKQVLTDGLCHLEASMLGRHLNGWLPADTRLLFVENVGNLVCPASYDLGESLRVVLASVTEGEDKPLKYPTAFGLAQLVLVTKTDIAEAVEFDEATFRANVQRVNPGVEVALTSARTGEGVGLLLERALAVASGASTHLPVMAREQAHTDGRAHDHHRHHPHSHDHAHDHGHDHGDKEDHGHVHLPAHAPTEPAGSDPSHSPRPVAQTR; encoded by the coding sequence ATGTGCCGAGTGGTCGATCTGCGGCAGGCGGTACTCGCCAAGAACGACATGGCGGCGCACACCCTGCGCGCGGAACTCACCGCGCGCGGAACCGCCGTCGTCAACCTGCTGTCCAGTCCCGGCAGCGGCAAGACGGCGCTGCTGGAGCGTGAACTGCTCCGCGCCCGGGAACGGGGCGTCCCGGTCGCGGCGCTCACCGCGGACCTCGCGACCGAGAACGACGCGCTGCGGCTGGCGCGTTCGGGCGTACCGGTCAAGCAGGTCCTCACCGACGGGCTCTGTCATCTGGAGGCCTCGATGCTGGGCCGCCACCTGAACGGTTGGCTGCCCGCCGACACCCGCCTGCTGTTCGTGGAGAACGTCGGCAACCTCGTCTGCCCGGCCTCCTACGACCTCGGCGAATCCCTCCGGGTGGTGCTCGCCTCGGTCACGGAGGGCGAGGACAAGCCGCTGAAGTACCCGACGGCCTTCGGGCTCGCCCAGCTGGTGTTGGTCACCAAGACGGACATCGCCGAGGCCGTCGAGTTCGACGAGGCCACCTTCCGGGCGAACGTCCAGCGCGTCAACCCCGGCGTGGAGGTGGCACTGACCTCCGCCCGCACGGGTGAAGGCGTCGGCCTGCTCCTGGAACGGGCGCTGGCCGTCGCCTCGGGCGCGAGCACGCACCTGCCGGTCATGGCCCGCGAGCAGGCGCACACCGACGGCCGCGCGCACGACCACCACCGTCATCACCCTCACAGCCATGACCACGCCCATGACCACGGCCATGACCACGGTGACAAGGAGGATCACGGTCACGTCCACCTCCCCGCGCACGCGCCCACCGAACCCGCCGGCTCCGATCCGAGCCACTCCCCCCGGCCCGTGGCGCAGACCCGCTGA
- the hypF gene encoding carbamoyltransferase HypF yields the protein MEAVQRRRVTVRGVVQGVGFRPYVYVRATGLGLAGHVTNTPEGVVAEVEGAPAAVREFCERLAADAPPLAVVDAVDHCEVPLAGGSGFTIVASRSGGPARTLVSPDVATCADCLAELVDPADRRHRHPFITCTHCGPRFTIVTGLPYDRVHTTMARFPMCPDCAREYEDPADRRFHAQPVSCPACGPRLRLLAGRPPREVTGSDPIVGARRLLAEGAVLAVKGLGGYHLACDASNPVAVAELRRRKGRGDKPFALMARDLAEVERLAPVGPGERELLVGGVRPIVLLRRRRAGAGAGVGGLVGRVDAVAPGSPDLGVMLPYTPVHHLLLGVSGDLDGPRLLVMTSGNLSGEPIVTDDAEALERLGGIADAWLTHDRPIHVPCDDSVVRVCDGEPLVLRRARGYAPLPLSLPLPVPAVLAVGGDLKNTFCLGEGRRAWLSAHIGDMDDLATLRAFAGAERQLESITGVAPVLLAADRHPGYRSGRWAREHAGERPLARVQHHHAHVASAMTEHGLDGSRPVIGVAFDGTGYGDDGAVWGGEFLVADYAGYTRYAHLAYAPLPGGDAAVRRPYRMALSWLRAAGLPWSPDLPCVAACPPAESRVLETQLERGLNCVPTSSMGRLFDAVSSLAGVCHEAGYEAQAAIELEAAACAAPDGAPADARYTFDLRPPSAGAEGPVVADPAPVLAAVVADVRAGVAPAVIAARFHAGVAALVGEVCGLARDRHGPDTVALTGGVFANRLLAEACAHELRGRGFTVLRHSRVPPGDGGLALGQLMVAAAVTRVMDHPQRGEAHVPGGTRQSA from the coding sequence ATGGAGGCGGTGCAGCGCCGCCGGGTGACCGTACGGGGCGTGGTGCAGGGCGTCGGTTTCCGCCCCTATGTGTACGTACGCGCCACCGGACTGGGCCTCGCCGGTCACGTCACCAACACCCCCGAGGGCGTCGTCGCGGAGGTGGAGGGCGCCCCGGCCGCGGTGCGGGAGTTCTGCGAGCGGCTGGCGGCGGACGCGCCGCCGCTGGCCGTCGTGGACGCCGTCGACCACTGCGAGGTGCCCCTCGCGGGCGGGTCCGGATTCACGATCGTCGCCTCGCGCTCCGGCGGCCCGGCCCGCACCCTCGTCTCCCCGGACGTGGCCACCTGCGCCGACTGCCTGGCCGAGCTCGTGGACCCCGCCGACCGGCGCCACCGTCACCCGTTCATCACCTGCACGCATTGCGGACCGCGCTTCACCATCGTCACCGGGCTGCCGTACGACCGCGTCCACACCACCATGGCCCGCTTCCCGATGTGCCCCGATTGCGCGCGGGAGTACGAGGATCCGGCCGACCGGCGGTTCCACGCCCAGCCGGTCTCCTGCCCGGCCTGCGGGCCCCGGCTGCGACTGCTCGCCGGCCGTCCGCCGCGCGAGGTGACCGGCAGCGATCCGATCGTCGGGGCCCGCCGGCTGTTGGCGGAGGGTGCGGTCCTGGCGGTGAAGGGGCTCGGCGGCTACCACCTGGCGTGCGACGCCTCGAATCCGGTGGCGGTCGCGGAATTGCGGCGGCGCAAAGGGCGCGGGGACAAGCCGTTCGCGTTGATGGCCCGGGACCTGGCGGAGGTGGAACGCCTCGCGCCGGTCGGCCCCGGTGAGCGGGAGCTGCTCGTCGGCGGGGTCCGGCCCATCGTCCTGCTGCGTCGCCGCCGCGCGGGGGCGGGGGCGGGGGTGGGCGGCCTGGTGGGGCGGGTCGACGCCGTCGCGCCGGGCAGTCCCGACCTCGGTGTGATGCTCCCGTACACGCCGGTACACCACCTGCTGCTGGGTGTGTCCGGCGACCTGGACGGGCCGCGGCTGCTGGTGATGACCAGCGGAAACCTGTCGGGCGAGCCCATCGTCACCGACGACGCCGAGGCCCTGGAACGGTTGGGCGGCATCGCGGACGCCTGGCTGACGCACGACCGGCCGATCCACGTGCCCTGCGACGATTCCGTCGTACGGGTCTGCGACGGCGAGCCGCTCGTCCTGCGTCGGGCCCGGGGGTACGCGCCGCTGCCGTTGTCGCTGCCGTTGCCGGTACCGGCCGTGCTCGCGGTGGGCGGGGACCTCAAGAACACGTTCTGTCTCGGTGAGGGCCGCAGGGCGTGGCTGTCGGCGCACATCGGCGACATGGACGACCTGGCGACGTTGCGCGCCTTCGCGGGGGCGGAACGGCAGTTGGAGTCGATCACGGGGGTCGCTCCGGTGTTGCTCGCCGCCGACCGGCATCCCGGCTACCGGTCGGGACGCTGGGCGCGCGAACACGCGGGGGAACGCCCTTTGGCGCGCGTCCAGCACCATCACGCGCACGTCGCGTCCGCGATGACCGAGCACGGCCTCGACGGCTCGCGGCCGGTGATCGGCGTCGCCTTCGACGGCACCGGGTACGGCGACGACGGGGCGGTGTGGGGCGGGGAGTTCCTCGTCGCCGACTACGCGGGTTACACGCGTTATGCGCATCTCGCCTACGCGCCCTTGCCGGGCGGTGACGCTGCCGTGCGTCGCCCGTACCGGATGGCGCTGTCGTGGTTGCGCGCGGCGGGACTGCCCTGGAGCCCGGACCTGCCGTGCGTGGCGGCGTGCCCGCCGGCGGAGTCGCGGGTTCTGGAGACCCAGTTGGAGCGGGGGCTGAACTGTGTCCCGACCTCCAGCATGGGCCGGCTCTTCGACGCGGTTTCCTCCCTGGCGGGGGTCTGCCACGAGGCCGGGTACGAGGCCCAGGCCGCGATCGAGCTGGAGGCGGCCGCCTGCGCCGCGCCGGACGGCGCTCCCGCCGATGCCCGTTACACGTTTGACCTGCGGCCGCCGTCGGCGGGCGCCGAGGGGCCCGTCGTCGCGGACCCGGCGCCCGTCCTGGCGGCGGTGGTGGCCGACGTACGGGCCGGCGTGGCCCCCGCCGTGATCGCCGCCCGCTTCCACGCCGGCGTGGCAGCCCTCGTCGGCGAGGTGTGCGGGCTCGCGCGGGACCGACACGGCCCGGACACCGTCGCCCTGACGGGCGGGGTCTTCGCCAACCGCCTACTGGCCGAGGCCTGCGCGCACGAGTTGCGCGGGCGGGGCTTCACGGTCCTCCGGCACTCCCGGGTGCCACCCGGCGACGGCGGTCTGGCACTCGGCCAGCTCATGGTCGCGGCGGCCGTTACACGCGTTATGGATCATCCACAGCGAGGAGAAGCCCATGTGCCTGGCGGTACCCGGCAGAGTGCTTGA
- a CDS encoding HypC/HybG/HupF family hydrogenase formation chaperone — MCLAVPGRVLEIGERDGTRMATVDFGGVQKEVCLEYLPDLRVGEYAIVHVGFALQRLDEESALKTLGLFAELGMLQEEFGDPWEAAAEAGGAPWPTDETRQEEAQR; from the coding sequence ATGTGCCTGGCGGTACCCGGCAGAGTGCTTGAGATCGGGGAGAGGGACGGCACCCGCATGGCCACCGTCGACTTCGGCGGCGTACAGAAGGAGGTGTGCCTGGAGTACCTCCCGGACCTCCGGGTCGGCGAGTACGCCATCGTCCACGTGGGCTTCGCCCTCCAGCGGCTGGACGAGGAGTCGGCACTGAAGACCCTCGGACTCTTCGCTGAACTCGGCATGCTGCAAGAGGAGTTCGGCGATCCCTGGGAGGCGGCGGCAGAAGCCGGCGGCGCCCCGTGGCCCACCGACGAGACCCGGCAGGAGGAAGCGCAGCGGTGA
- the hypD gene encoding hydrogenase formation protein HypD: MKYIDEFHDPELARRLLDDIHATVTRPWALMEVCGGQTHTIIRHGIDQLLPEQVELIHGPGCPVCVTPLEVIDKALEIASRPEVIFCSFGDMLRVPGTGRDLFQVRSEGGDVRVVYSPLDALKIARQNPERQVVFFGIGFETTAPPNAMTVYQAKKLGIANFSLLVSHVRVPPAIEAIMRSPSCRVQGFLAAGHVCSVMGMAEYPELAARHRVPIVVTGFEPLDILEGVRRTVRQLERGEHTVDNAYARAVRPEGNPAALAMLEDVFEVTDRAWRGIGVIPESGWRLSSRYREFDAEHRFSVTGITTREPAACRSGEVLQGLLKPHECEAFGGLCTPRNPLGATMVSSEGACAAYYLYRRLDLQAAPNTSREASPVA; encoded by the coding sequence GTGAAGTACATCGACGAGTTCCATGACCCCGAGCTGGCCCGCCGGCTCCTCGACGACATCCACGCCACGGTGACCCGTCCCTGGGCCCTGATGGAGGTCTGCGGCGGCCAGACCCACACCATCATCCGACACGGCATCGACCAACTGCTTCCCGAACAGGTGGAGTTGATCCACGGTCCGGGCTGTCCGGTGTGCGTCACCCCGCTGGAGGTCATCGACAAGGCCCTGGAGATCGCCTCTCGCCCCGAGGTGATCTTCTGCTCCTTCGGGGACATGCTCCGCGTGCCCGGCACCGGCCGTGACCTCTTCCAGGTCCGCAGCGAGGGCGGCGACGTACGGGTCGTCTACTCACCTCTCGACGCACTCAAGATCGCGCGGCAGAATCCGGAGCGGCAGGTGGTGTTCTTCGGCATCGGCTTCGAGACGACCGCCCCGCCCAACGCCATGACGGTCTACCAGGCGAAGAAGCTGGGGATCGCCAACTTCAGCTTGCTCGTGTCACACGTGCGGGTCCCCCCGGCGATCGAGGCGATCATGCGCTCGCCGAGCTGTCGGGTGCAGGGCTTCCTGGCCGCCGGGCACGTGTGCAGCGTCATGGGCATGGCCGAGTACCCCGAGTTGGCGGCCCGCCACCGCGTGCCGATCGTCGTGACGGGCTTCGAACCGTTGGACATCCTGGAGGGCGTACGCCGCACCGTGCGGCAGCTGGAACGCGGCGAGCACACCGTCGACAACGCCTACGCCCGCGCCGTCCGGCCGGAAGGCAATCCCGCCGCGCTGGCCATGCTGGAGGACGTGTTCGAGGTCACCGACCGGGCCTGGCGGGGCATCGGTGTCATTCCGGAGAGTGGGTGGCGATTGTCGTCGCGCTACCGGGAGTTCGACGCCGAGCACCGGTTCTCCGTCACCGGCATCACCACGCGGGAGCCGGCCGCCTGCCGCAGTGGCGAGGTGCTCCAGGGGCTGCTGAAGCCTCACGAGTGCGAGGCCTTCGGTGGTCTGTGCACCCCGCGCAACCCGCTCGGTGCCACGATGGTGTCCAGCGAGGGGGCGTGCGCCGCGTACTACCTCTACCGGCGGCTGGACCTCCAGGCCGCGCCGAACACCTCGCGGGAGGCGAGCCCCGTTGCCTGA
- the hypE gene encoding hydrogenase expression/formation protein HypE, translating into MPQPTSTEPRAVLDVTGWTCPAPLRDRPRIVMGHGGGGALSAELVEHLFAPAFGGEVLAGLGDSAAVSLGGVRLAFSTDSYVVRPLFFPGGSIGDLAVNGTVNDLAMSGAQPAYLSCGFILEEGVELSVVARVAQAMGVAARAAGVEVVTGDTKVVEAGHGDGIYVNTAGIGIIPDGVDLRPQRVVPGDVVIVSGAIGLHGVAIMSVREGLEFGVDIESDCAALGGLVQAMLAVTPELHVLRDPTRGGLAASLNEIAAASGTGVLLHEGRVPVPEAVGNACAILGLDPLYVANEGKLVAFVPPEHAEAVLAAMRAHPLGRDAAVIGEAVAEHPGMVVARTGLGGTRVVDLPIGEQLPRIC; encoded by the coding sequence ATCCCGCAGCCGACGAGCACCGAGCCCCGGGCGGTCCTCGACGTCACCGGCTGGACCTGCCCGGCGCCCTTGCGGGACCGTCCCCGGATCGTGATGGGGCACGGCGGCGGGGGCGCGCTCTCGGCGGAGCTGGTGGAGCACCTGTTCGCCCCGGCGTTCGGTGGTGAGGTGCTCGCCGGGCTCGGGGACTCGGCTGCCGTCTCGCTGGGCGGTGTACGGCTGGCGTTCTCCACGGACTCGTACGTGGTGCGGCCACTGTTCTTCCCCGGTGGCAGCATCGGCGACCTGGCGGTCAACGGAACTGTCAACGACCTCGCCATGAGCGGGGCCCAACCCGCTTATCTCTCCTGCGGGTTCATCCTCGAAGAGGGGGTGGAGCTGTCCGTGGTTGCACGTGTTGCCCAGGCCATGGGCGTCGCCGCGCGGGCCGCCGGCGTGGAGGTGGTGACCGGGGACACCAAGGTGGTCGAGGCGGGCCACGGCGACGGGATCTACGTGAACACGGCCGGCATCGGGATCATCCCGGACGGCGTGGACCTGCGCCCGCAGCGGGTGGTACCGGGCGATGTCGTGATCGTCAGCGGCGCGATCGGCCTGCACGGGGTGGCGATCATGAGCGTCCGTGAGGGCCTGGAGTTCGGGGTGGACATCGAGAGCGACTGTGCGGCGTTGGGCGGGCTCGTCCAGGCCATGCTCGCCGTCACCCCTGAGCTACACGTGTTGCGTGACCCGACCCGGGGCGGCCTGGCCGCCTCGCTGAACGAGATCGCTGCCGCCTCCGGCACGGGGGTCCTCCTCCACGAGGGCCGAGTCCCGGTTCCGGAGGCGGTGGGCAACGCCTGCGCGATCCTCGGCCTCGACCCGCTGTACGTGGCCAACGAGGGCAAGCTCGTGGCCTTCGTACCCCCCGAGCACGCCGAGGCCGTCCTCGCCGCGATGCGCGCCCACCCCCTGGGGCGGGACGCGGCCGTCATCGGCGAGGCCGTCGCCGAACACCCGGGCATGGTGGTGGCCCGCACCGGCCTCGGCGGCACGCGGGTGGTCGACCTCCCGATCGGCGAGCAGCTCCCGCGCATCTGCTGA
- a CDS encoding GNAT family N-acetyltransferase, with product MSDIQVRAARPEDLAQWRVLYRGYADFYRVEQTDEAAATVWGWIHDPAHEVGALVAEDTEGRLLGLAHYRPFARPLSATVGCFLDDLFVAPEHRGSGAADLLLGALRELAAERGWSVVRWITADDNHRARSKYDQVANRTMWVTYDMTPGR from the coding sequence ATGTCCGACATCCAGGTCCGCGCCGCACGACCCGAGGACCTCGCCCAGTGGCGCGTCCTGTACCGGGGCTACGCCGACTTCTACCGGGTCGAGCAGACCGACGAGGCGGCGGCGACGGTCTGGGGCTGGATCCACGACCCCGCCCACGAGGTGGGCGCCCTGGTCGCCGAGGACACCGAGGGCCGGCTCCTGGGACTGGCGCACTACCGCCCCTTCGCCCGCCCGCTGTCGGCGACCGTCGGCTGCTTCCTCGACGACCTGTTCGTGGCCCCGGAGCACCGGGGTTCGGGCGCGGCCGACCTGCTGCTCGGTGCCCTGCGCGAGCTCGCCGCCGAGCGCGGCTGGAGCGTGGTGCGGTGGATCACCGCCGACGACAACCACCGCGCCCGGTCGAAGTACGACCAGGTGGCGAACCGGACGATGTGGGTCACCTACGACATGACGCCCGGCCGCTGA